ACGCTTATTCTCTTCGTTTTCGTTAATCACCAGCGCATTTTTATCATAATCGCCTCTGGCCAAAACCTGACGAGCCCAAAGCGTATCTCTTTCATTTTGCGCCGCAACATAGAGAATTTTGTCGCGTCCCGGCAATACCTGAAAACGCTCCTTCTCCTGGCCCAACAATGAATCGAGCTCTGCCGCCTGCCGCTGCGGTGAGTTAAGTATCCATAGCGTACCTACCGTCCCAATCCCCAATATAAAGAAACAAGCCAGCGCCGCCACAACGCCATTTTTATAACGTGGCTCACTCTTCTTTTCAGTCTTTTCCAGCATCCCTGGCTGCTCTGGCGTCCACGGCTCATTTTCCGGGCGAATCAGGATAAGTAATTCACCGATCTGGACCGGCGTATTTAATTGCACCGGGCGGGACTCAGCATTTCCTTCTTTCAGCTCATGGAGTATAATTTCGGCCGCGTCCGGATTGACCTGGATTTCAAAATTTATTCCCCCTTGTTCCAGGGGAATAAAAAAGCTATCAGCAGGCATATCGGGAAGCTGGCCTGAAGCAGTGAGCGTATCACTCTGACCTACCACAAACAGTGTACGGCCAGTCAGTAACGGAAACTCACAGCCGTTCAGTGAGCTGTTAAGTAAGCGGACTATGTATGGCCCTGGGCTTGTTATCGTCTTCTCTTTTGATGTTTCCATATATACTGTTAGTGATGTATGTCGTTCTCGATAGCAGCAGATTACCGTGCCCTGCGCAGGGATTCCTGATGAAAATAGAATGAAAAGTGAGAAATAAAATCAATTTATTCTGTATAACGCGTCTCAACACATATTAAAAAGATCCATCTTCCCCGAGACGGCTTAAACGACTGTAGATAAATTACGCAAATTTGAGTTCTTTTGGTGTAACAATCAGACCATTGCCAACGCAGCCTAATAAAGAGCATTTACAACTCAGATTTTTTCAGTAGGATACAAGTGAGGAACATTAAAATAACGTCAACAAAGGGATAATATGGAAAATGTAACCTTTGTAAGTAATAGTCATCTGCGTCCTGCCGCGGATAACTTACAGAAATTAAAATCACTTTTGACGAACACCCAGCAGCAAATTAAAAGTCAGACTCAGCAGCTCACCATAAAAAATCTTTATGTAAGCAGTTTCACTTTAGTTTGCTTCCGTAGCGGTAAACTGACGATTAGCAACAATCACGATACCATTTACTGTGAAGAGCCTGGGATGTTGGTACTCAAAAAGGAGCAAGTTGTTAGCGTAACGCTTGAAGAAGTCAATGGTCATATGGATTTCGATGTCCTTGAGATACCCACACAACGCCTTGGTGATCTCTATTCACTCATTCCAAATGACCAGCAAACTAAAATGACAATCCCCACAGAGAAAGCGCAGACGATTTTCTATACGCCTGACTTTCCTGCCAGAAAGGAGGTGTTTGAACATCTGAAAACAGCGTTTTCCTGTACAAAGGATACCAGCAAAGGTTGCAGTAACTGTAACAACCAAAGTTGCATTGAAAATGAAGAATTAATTCCTTATTTTCTACTGTTCCTGCTTACCGCTTTCCTCCGCCTTCCGGAGAGTTATGAGATCATCCTTAGCTCAGCGCAGATAACGTTAAAGGAGCGCGTTTACAACATTATTTCTTCCTCACCGGGTAGGCAGTGGAAGCTTACCGATGTCGCTGCACATATATTTATGAGCACATCAACGCTTAAACGCAAACTGGCAGAAGAAGGCACCAGCTTTAGTGACATCTATTTGTCCGCCAGGATGAATCAGGCAGCAAAACTTTTGCGCATAGGTAATCATAATGTCAATGCGGTAGCATTAAAATGCGGTTATGACAGTACATCTTACTTCATTCAGTGTTTTAAGAAATACTTTAAAACTACACCATCGACATTCATTAAAATGGCAAATCACTAACATTTTTCGTATTTATTACTCAAGAAAATATTTTTATTAAAACTTTTTTTCATTTAACATTATAAACGCTTATTAATACGCTATAGTAGGATGGGAGGCTATTTAACATTGTTGTTCTGTCCAAAAGACAGCCTGCATTGATATCTCTGGCAATTTACTGTAAGGCTGATTATGCAACGCGATTTTTGTGAACTTGTCATCGCTATGATGACGGGTAAACCAATATTACCTTATTCACAGCGTGAGAATCTGTCCAGATGAAACTATCTTCTTCCGGCTTTAGCCCTGTGGACTAAGCCGGCATTTTATTCATCTCTATACACTATTTATTCTCGCGAGTAATCACCTGCCTTGAGAAGGTAAACCGAAACCGTCACGTCTGCCAGCAGCGGTGATATCTTTTTACCTGTCCTGTCTCCTCTCTTCATCCTGATGTCCATATCTTACCTGGGCGGGCTAGCCTGGGGATGACACTGTTCATAATTTCATTGCCTTTTTGACGCTATACCTGAGACGGAGTAAAAAAAGAAGATGTCATTATTCTTTTAAAAAACATAAAAATAAGCGCACCCTCAAAGA
The Salmonella bongori NCTC 12419 DNA segment above includes these coding regions:
- a CDS encoding PrgH/EprH family type III secretion inner membrane ring protein; the protein is METSKEKTITSPGPYIVRLLNSSLNGCEFPLLTGRTLFVVGQSDTLTASGQLPDMPADSFFIPLEQGGINFEIQVNPDAAEIILHELKEGNAESRPVQLNTPVQIGELLILIRPENEPWTPEQPGMLEKTEKKSEPRYKNGVVAALACFFILGIGTVGTLWILNSPQRQAAELDSLLGQEKERFQVLPGRDKILYVAAQNERDTLWARQVLARGDYDKNALVINENEENKRISTWLDTYYPQLAYYRLHFDEPRKPVFWLSRQRNTMSKKEIDVLGQKLRTLMPYADSVSITLMDDATAASQAEAGLKQLALPYSRRNHKGGVTFVIQGSLDDVEILRARQFVDSYYRTWGGRYVQFAIELKDDWLKGRSFQYGAEGYIKMSPGHWYFPSPL
- the hilD gene encoding transcriptional regulator HilD; the encoded protein is MENVTFVSNSHLRPAADNLQKLKSLLTNTQQQIKSQTQQLTIKNLYVSSFTLVCFRSGKLTISNNHDTIYCEEPGMLVLKKEQVVSVTLEEVNGHMDFDVLEIPTQRLGDLYSLIPNDQQTKMTIPTEKAQTIFYTPDFPARKEVFEHLKTAFSCTKDTSKGCSNCNNQSCIENEELIPYFLLFLLTAFLRLPESYEIILSSAQITLKERVYNIISSSPGRQWKLTDVAAHIFMSTSTLKRKLAEEGTSFSDIYLSARMNQAAKLLRIGNHNVNAVALKCGYDSTSYFIQCFKKYFKTTPSTFIKMANH